The sequence AGGACGTCCACGCGCTCCTCGAGGCCGACCTCGAGCGCGCAGGCGGCGTCGACGACCTCGCCGAGGCCGTCCGGCAGGGCGAAACCGATCCCTACAGCATCGCCTCCGACCTGCTCGACCCACTCGAGCGCTGTCTCGAGGACGTCGAGACTGACCTCGACGTCGACGCGAACGGCGTCACCGAGTCGGACGACCGCTGATGCCTCGCGAGTTGCAGACGACCTGAGAGGGCAGCCCCACGTTCAAGACCACTGACGACGAACGCTGGCGTATGCGTGCCCGAACCCTCCTCGCCGGGGCAGTCGGCGCCGTCGGCGCGGCCGTCCTCGGCAACCGAGCCCTCAGGCGACGTGCCGGTGATCTCGAGAACCCGCTCCCCGGGATCGAACGAACCTACCAGTGGCGCGGCATCGAGACCCGGTATACCGCCGCTGGCGATCCGGCAGACCCGGAACTCGTTCTCGTCCACGGTATCTATCCGGGAGCCGGCAGCCACGAGTTCGAACCGGTACTCGAGCGACTCGCCGAGCGCTACCGGGTCTACGCGATCGACCTCCCCGGCTTCGGTCTGTCGGAGCGACCCCCGCTCGTCTACTCGTCGACTCTCTACACCGAGTTTCTCCGGGACGTTATCGGTACTCTCGCGGACGAACCGACGCTGATCGCCTCCTCACTCACCGGATCGTACGCGGCGAACGCCGCCAGCGACCCTGCCGTCGACCTCGAGCACCTCGTGCTCGTCTGTCCGACGGACCACTCGGCCGACGAACGGCCAGTCTACCGCCGTCTCCTCCGGTCACCGGTCGCCGGGACGACGGCGTACAACCTGCTCTCGAGCAAGCGAGCGATTCGACAGTTCTACGAACAATCCGGGTTCTACGACCCCGCGAACGTCCGGTCCGACCTGATCGCCCAGACCTGGGACAGCGCTCACCAGCCAGGGGCGCGGTACGCGGTCGCCTCCCACGTCGCCGGGTCGCTCGATCCTGGCCCCTCGTTCGACCTCGGAGACGAACTCGCGTCGCTCCAGGTTCCGGTCACCCTGGTCTGGGGCCGGGACGCAGAGCGCGTCACCCTTCGGGAGGGGCGAACCCTCGCCGAAACCGCAGACTGTGATCTCGTCGTTCTGGACTACGCTACCCAGTTGCCCCACGTCGAGCACCCGGCCGAGTTCGTCGAGTACCTGTCGGCGGAACTGGTGGGCGTCGACACCGACGCTGGCGGGAGTGAGAGCTAAGCCCGGCCTCGAAAGTGAGTGCCGAACCCGAGGGTCGACAATAGAAACCCGGCAAACGAGAGACGAACGACGCCGATCAGACCGGCTCGCCGAACGCGTACATCGTCTCGTGGGCCGTTACTTCGAGGTCGACGAAGTCGCCGGGATCGAGGCCGTGCTCGCTCGCGTTCTGGACGATCACCTGTCGGTAAGCCGAGTCGCGACACTTCACGGAGTCGCCGACGCCGTCCTCGACGACGAGACAGTCAGCTCGCGTGTCGCCGACCATCTCGGCGTAGGCCTCGCCGACGATTTCGCGCTTCAGGGCGCTCATCTCCTTCGAACGCTCCTTCTTGATCGTCCCGCCGAGGCCCTTCATATCGGCGGCGTCGGTCCCCGGTCGCTTCGAAAACCGGGTGACGTTCACCTTCTCGGGACGGGTCTCCCGAAGTAGCTCGAGCGACTGCTGGTGATCTGCGTCGGTCTCGGTGGGGAAGCCGACGATGAAGTCAGTCGAGAGCGTCCAGTACTCGAGGGCCGCGTCGAAGGTCTCGACGACCTCGAGGTACTCCTCGACCTGATGCTGGCGGCGCATGTCGCCGAGGACGTCGTTGCTCCCGGACTGGACGGGTGCGTGCAGGAAGTCGTACAGTTCGTCGTACTCGGCGAAGACCTCGGCCAGTTCCTCGCGAATGCCGTGGACGCCCTTCGGATTCGCCATCCCGACGCGAACGCGGAAGTCGCCCTCGAGGTCGCAGATGCGCCCGAGGAGTTCGTGGAGCCTCCGTTCACCCTGGTCCCAGCCGTAGACGCCGGTGTCCTGACCTGTAATGCGGATTTCCTTCGCGCCCGCGTGGATCAGCGCGCGGGCCTTCGCGACGTTCTCCTCGATGGGCGGCGACTCGATCTTGCCCGTGGCGTGTTTGGTGATGCAGTACGAGCAGTCGGACATACAGCCCCGGGCGATCGGGAGGATGCCGACGACGCCATCGAGGATGGGCTCGGCGTCCGGCGTCGTGGTGGGACACTCGCCGTTTGTCACCGCCTCCGGGACCTCGTCCCAGTGGAGGACCTCACCGTCGACTCCCGCATCGTGAAACAGGTCGCCCTGGGCAAGGGCCATACAGCCGGTGACGTAGAGGTCCGCCGTTTCGTCCGCGAGTTCCTCCGCTCGTCGGAGCATGTTGCGCTCGGTCTTCTCGACGACCGTGCAGGTGTTGAGGATGGCCACGTCGGCCTCGTCGGGTCCGTCGACGCGGTGGTGACCGGCGTCGCGGAGCCGCCGCTCGATCTCGCGGCTCTCGCCGCGATTCGAGGTGCAACCGTATGTTTCGATGTGGTAGCGGGCCATCCCTCGTGATACGTCGTCAGAGGCGCGGAGTCAAAAGCCCGACGGATCGACGGCTCGAGTGTGCCCGTTCGGTTCCCAGAAAGAGTTAACCGACGGCACTCACAATGTACACACATGAGTTCGGAGAGTAAAAAGCGAGTGCAGTTTCGCGCTCCCCGGGGGTTAGTCGACCGTGCGGACGCCCTCGCGACCGTCTTCGAGACGGACAGGACGGACATCCTCACGGATGCACTCCGAGAGTATCTCCGAAATGCGTCCCACGACGACGAGATCACACAGGAAATCGCCAGCGCCTACTACGACGACGAGATCACGTTCGAGCAATTGACGGCGCTCGTCGGCCACGAGTCGGCGGCAAACTTCCGGGTCCTCAAAACGCAACTGAACGACGACTTTCTCGACGACGCTACGACGGAGTTGTCGGATTCGTAGATGGCACGGATCGTTGCAGACACGTCCGCACTCGTGAGTCTTGGGACGGCTGCTAACCACGACGTTCGGCCACTCGATCACCTCGTCGACGAGCACGAGGTCGTCGTTCCCGAACGTGTCGTCGGCGAATTGCGAGAGACCGCAGCGTACGACGACCGATCCGGAACCGGTGCTGGGGCCGTCCTCGAGCGGCTGTCTCGTATCGAGGTCCATCAGACCGAACTGGACCCAGATTTTCCGCTCGACGATGGCGAGAACGCCGCCGTCACGTTGGCCAACGACCTCGAAGCGACGCAGTTACTCTGTGACGAGTTCAACCAGCTCGCACTCGTACACGCGTCGCTTGCCACTACCCGACTCGTGACCACGCCGACGCTCCTCATCGCGTTCATGCGGAACGGACACCTAGAGGCAGCCGACGCACTCGAGGTGCTCTCGGACCTTCGTGCTGCCCGAAGCTGGGAGGGGAATGCCTACGTCTCTCGTGCTGTGGCCACCCTGGATCGAGAGTTGGATTGATGGTTCGGTGCTCGGGCAAGTGGTGTGGGAATTCGTAAGCGTGCTATCTCGAGTCGTCTGAAAGAGGAACGTACGGTAATGTAGAACCGATGAGGCAAAAGAATTTATATAAAAATTTATCATGGTCCCGGGCAGATCCGAACCGCGAGGACTCGAATCCTCTCGTCTTCTGGGCTCGAACCGCCGAGGATACTTGCGCCTCACGAGTTTGTTCGGCGCAAAAGTAGTCCCGGGCGGATTCGAACCGCCGTCCTGAGCTCTCTTCCGTGACGGCCGAAACCGAACACGTCCAAAGGCTCAGATGATTGGCCACTACACCACGGGACTTCTCGTTTCACTCGTCGTCCCGTGTACCTCACAGTTCCGTTGGAACTGCTTGCCACCACGGGACTTCACACTACGACCGAAGTCCCGTGAGGCTCGTAAATCCGTTGGATTTACTCACCACCACGGGACTGCCGTAGTGTGTTCGAATTTCGGTAAGCCACGGTCACACAATAGTGTTACTTTTCGCCGTCAATCGGAACCGGAATCGTCCCCTCCTCGGCCAGGCGATGACAGCTCCGACAGAGCGTAATCACGTTCTCCATCGTGTGCGCTTCGTCCGGGTCGTCGAACGAACGGACGGGCTGGACGTGGTGGACGTCTGGATTTCGACCGATCTCGTCTCGACCGACCCCACAGTGGCGGCACTCGTATCCGTCTCGCTCGAGCGCCTGCCGTCTGATTTTCCACCACCGCTGCCCGTAATCAATCTCGCCACCTTCCCACTGGTGGTGGTCCGGGCCGACGACGTTCTCGGAGAGCCACTCGCCGTGACAGGTGCGAGAACAGAATACTCCTTGCGTTCGCTTCTCGAGCAGTCTGGAACGGACCTCGATCGAGGCGCTGCAGGCCCGACACTCGACTGATATGCGCTCCCCCTTCTCCGATGGATTCTCAGGGAGGAGTCCGTCTGCCGCGTCCACGCAGTCAGGACAGTACACGCCGAGCTTGTCGGAAGGATAGTACTCGAACGCCGAGTCGCACAGCTTGCACGTCGTCGTCTCCTTACCACCCTTCCAGTGGCCGTTGTGTTCTCCGGCGTTCGGGTTACAGTCGTCGCAGTACTCACGCCTGGCCTTCGAATCGTAGAACTCGAGCCCGCAGCCCGAACAGGTTCGATTCGGAAGCGGGTCGCCGTGGACCTTCGTGTGGTGCTGGCGCATCCCTCGTTCGGTCGAGAGCGATTTCCCGCAGGTCGGACAGTCCATGCCCCTGCTGGCCGCGCTATCGCTGATAAACTCGAGTCTCGAATCGAACCTGACTGATCGAGCACACTCGACGCGTCCGCTCGAGTCTCAGCGCTCCCGAAGAAAATAGCCCGCCGATCAGAGGTAGCCTTCGTCGGCCAGCCGTTCGATCCCTTCCTCGAGCCGTTCTTCACTCGCAGCGTAGGAGATCCGGGCGTAGCCGGGCGTGCCGAACGCACTCCCCGGCACGGTTGCGACGTGGGCGTCTTCGATCGCACCCTCACACCAGGCCTGATCGTCGTCTGCAACTGGAAGCATCATGTAGAACGCACCCTCGGGAACGGCGACGTCGACGTCGTGGTCGGCGAGCAGGTCGACGACCAGATCACGCCGCTGCTCGAAGGCCTCGACCATCTCGGCGACGGCCTCGTCGGTGTTCTCGAGCGCTTCGATGCCGGCGTGCTGGACGAAGTTCACCGCCGACGACACGGAGTGGCTGTGGAGCTTTCCGGCCTGATCGATCAGTTCTTCGGGGCCGGCGAAGTAGCCGAGTCGCCAGCCGGTCATCGAGTAGGCTTTCGAGAAGCCGTTGACTGTCACGGTGCGGTCGGCCATTCCATCGAGCGTGCCCAGACTGGTCGGCTCGACGCCGTAGGTGATCTCCTTGTAAATCTCGTCGGAGATGACCGTGATGTCGTGCTCGACGGCGAGGTCGCGGACGCCCTCGAGTGCGGCGTCGGAGTAGACGGCACCGGTGGGGTTCGACGGCGAGTTGACGATCAACAGGTCGGTGTCGTCGGAGACGGCCTCACCGAGTTCGTCGAGGGCGGGCTCGAGCTGGAACTCGTGGGCCGAGAGATCGACACGCGTGAGGTCGCCGCCGGCCATCTTGACCATGGCCTCGTAGGAGACCCACGCAGGGTCCAGCAGGACGACCTCGTCGCCGTCCTGGACGAGCGCGGAGATAACCTCGTACAGCGCCTGCTTCGCACCCGGCGTGACGATGACTTCCTCGGTCGTGTGCTCGAGGCCGTCGTCGACGAGTTTGTCGACGATCGCTTCGCGAAGCGAGAGGATGCCCGAGGACGTGGTGTAGCCGGTGTGGCCGGCGTCCATCGCCTCTTTGGCGGCGTCGATGACGTTCTCCGGCGTCGGGAAGTCGGGTTCGCCGACCGAGAGGTCGACGACGTCTGCGCCGTCGGCCTCGAGTTCGGTCGCGAGCGCGGAAATGGCGAGCGTTGCGGACGGTTCGACTCGGGTTACGCGGTCAGTGAATTCCATGGACATGGTCTTACTGTGGCTCCGGCAGTTGATCGACGAGGTCGAGTGCGCCGTCGACGGCTTTCGCGGCGTTTTCGACGCGTTCGCGTGCCTCGGCGGCGGACATCCCGGGACCCGTTACACCGAGAGTCACGGGGGTATCACGCTCGAGACTGACGTCGGCGAGTCGCTGGGCGGCAGCGTCGGTGATCACCTGGTCGTGATCGGTGTCGCCCGTGATGACGGTGCCGATCACCGCGACGGCGTCGACGGGCTCGAGGCGAGCAAGGCGGTCTGCAGCCAGCGGGGCGTCGTAGACGCCGGGGACGCGGACCGTCTCGTGTACTTCCGCGCCCGCCGCGCTCGCGGCCTCGAGTGCGGCCTCTTCCATCTGCTCGGTGATCGGCCGGTTGAACTCGGCAACCACCAGTCCGAGCGTGGTCATATCCGAGCGGTAGGGTGGGCGGGTAAAAGAGGTACCGTTCTCGGCCGACTCCGGCGTTCGTTCCGGGCAACGGGGTCTGTGCGTTCTGGCCGACGGTGAGTATGAGAATCCTTAAGCGCGGGCGCGGACAACCGCCGCGCGATGACGACGTTACGGACACCCGGGCCGACGGTCGGGGTCGTCGGTGGGGGACAACTCGGTCGGATGCTCGCCGAGGCTGCCTCGCCCCTCGGCGTCGAACTGGTCGTTCTCGATCCGACGCCGGACTGTCCGGCCGCGCTGGTCGCACGCGACCAGATCGTCGCCGACTTCGACGACGAAGCAGCCATCCGGGGCCTCGCCGAGCGCGTCGACGTGCTCACCTTCGAGATCGAACTCGCCGACCAGGACGTCTTAGATCGCGTCAGTGAGGAGACGGGGACGCCGGTCCACCCGAAGCCGGCGACGCTCGAGACGATCCACGACAAACTCGTCCAGAAGCGCGAACTCGAAGACGCGGGTGTCCCGGTTCCACCCTTCCGTGTGGTCGACGATGCCGAGGATATTCGTGAGGCAATCGACGACTACGGCGCGCCGGTGATGCTCAAGGCCCGGACGGGTGGCTACGACGGTCGCGGGAACGTCCCCGTCGAGTCGAAAGCCGAGGCCGAAGACGCTCTCGAGGACGTCGCCGGGCCCGCGATGGTCGAGGCGTTCGTCGAGTTCGAGCGCGAAATTTCGGTCATCGCGGTCAAGGGCGACGGCGAAATCGCGGCGTTCCCCATCGGTGAGAACGTCCACGAGGAAGAGATACTCAGGGAAACCATCGTTCCCGCGCGCTCGAGTGAGGTTGTCGAGGAGCGTGCGCGTGAAGTTGCAGCGGACGTGCTCGAGGTGATGGAGGGCCGCGGGGTCTACGGGATCGAACTGTTCGAGACGACAGAGGGGGGAGTCCTGTTGAACGAGATCGCCCCGCGTCCGCACAACTCGGGTCACTGGACGATCGAGGGGGCCCAGAGTTCGCAGTTCGAACAGCACGTTCGTGCCGTACTGGGATGGCCGCTCGGGTCGACCGACCTGCGCGCCCCGACGGTATCCAAGAACCTGCTGGCAGACGTCGACGAGTCACAGGAGGCAGCGCTTGCGGACCTCGACCGCATCCTCGAGAGCGCCGGCGTGAACCTCCACTGGTACGGCAAGCGCGAGGCTCGTCCGCTCCGGAAGATGGGCCATCTCACCGTCACCGCGCGCGAGGACGAATCGGCCGACGAACTGCTCGAGACCGCCCGTGATCTCGAGGACGCCGTCACGTTCCGATCGTAGCTGCGGTGTTTACCACTGATTGAAGTTCCTTCCCGGACCACCACCAGCTATGAGCGAGAGCGTTAGCGATCTCGTCGACCGATTGCACCGCGAGGCCGATCAGGACCGTCCCACCGAGGAGACGCCCGACGTCGGCATCGTCATGGGGTCGGACAGCGACCTCGAGGTGATGATGACCGGCGGGTCGCGTCCCGGGGCATACGACGCCTTTGTTGACGAACTCGGCTTCGCCGAGCAGACCGATTTCGAGAACCCGCCCGAGGAGCGCTTTACGTTCGAAACCTACGTGACCTCGGCCCATCGAACGCCTGATCTGATGACCGCCTACGCCGAGACTGCCGAGGACCGCGGGCTCGACGTCATCATCGCGGGCGCGGGCGGGAAGTCGGCGGATCTTCCCAACATGACGGCCTCGATCGCCTATCCGCTGCCCGTGATCGGTGTGCCGGTTCAGGAGAAGTCCGTCGACAGCGTCATCGGCATGCCTGCCGGGGCTCCGCTCGTGGCCGTCGACGCTGGCAAATCGTTCAACGCTGCGCTGTCGGCTGCCCAGATCCTCGCCCGCCAGTACGACGAGGTGCGCGACCGCCTCGTCGCCTACCACGAGGACCTTCGCGAGGGCGTTGGCGACGTCTCTCGAGAGCTCCACGACGGGGGAACGGCGGCGTTTCGATCTCGTAGGGAGTAGTTGTTTTCGGCGGTTGCCAATCGACGACCGATCGACCAGGTCGACGGAGTCTACGGTTGCCACAGCCCCGACCCGTTTCAACCCGCCGGTTACCACCGATGTGGTCGGTAGGCCGATCCCGTGGACTCGTTTCTCCGGGTAACGCACACGTGATCAGTTTGGTGACCGGTGGGAAGCCCCGTCTGGAGCCTGTGTAAGGCTGGATTACCGTTTCGTTCACGGCAGCAATTTCGACAGATAGTTCTACCTGATTATTCAAGTACGAAGACTGGAGCTGTTCAAAGGTTTTGGCCCGTGTTCGCCCAGAAAACGAACAATCAACCCTTATGTGCGTGCGGTTTGAAGCCTCGAACGTTAGGGAGATGAACGATTGGATAGCGATCGGGGCGCTGGCGCTCGTGGGACTGCTGATACCGCTGGGTATGATGCTGGTATCGTGGCTCCTGCGACCGAGCGTTCCGGAAACGAGTAAACGCGCCACCTACGAGAGCGGCGAAGTGCCGACCGGAGGGACCCGTATCCGGTTCAACATCCAGTACTACATGGTCGCACTCCTGTTCCTGGTCTTCGATATCGAAACCGTCCTGTTGTTTCCGTGGGCGGTCGTGTACCTGGACGTCCTCGAGTCGGACGCGGTCGGTCACTTCGAGATTCTCGCGCCGATGGTGGCCTTCGTCGCGATCCTGCTCGTTGGACTCGGGTGGGCGTGGCGAACCGGTGCCGTACAGTGGGCACGAACACCTGGGCAGGTCGACCCAGATACGGAGCGTGACAGGGTATGAGTGAACACCAACCCGAACAGCCGAACGCGGCGAATACTGGTACTGCACCGTCGACGGACACCCGCGACGCCCGGATGGGCGCCGGGACTGACGACCGGTTCAACTCGAAACTTCGGGAGGCCTTCGGCACGTCGCCGTTCGTCCTCACGAAGTTCGACGAGTTCATGAACTGGGTCCGCGGCAACTCGATGTTCATGCTGCAGTTCGGGATCGCCTGCTGCAGCATCGAGATGATCCACACCTACGCGATCAAACACGACGTCGACCGCTTCGGGGCCGGCGTTCCGCGGGCGTCACCCCGGCAGGCCGACGTGATGATCGTCCCCGGAACGATCGTCTCGAAGTTCGGACCGCGGATGAAGCGCGTCTACGACCAGATGCCCGAACCCAAGTTCGTCGTCGGCATGGGATCGTGTACGATCTCCGGTGGCCCGTTCCAGGAGGGCTACAACGTCGTCAAGGGTGCCGAAGAGATCATTCCGGTCGACATTCACGTCCCCGGGTGCCCGCCCCGACCAGAGGCGCTCGTCTACGGCATCCTCAAGCTACAGGAACGGATCAAGAACGGCGAATCGTCACCCGTCGTCGTCAAACCGTACGAACTCGAGCGCTTCGGGGACCTCCCCGAGGACGAACTGGTACAGAAACTCGCGAGCGAGATCGACGAGGACGACCTCGTCATGCGGTACAACTGGGCTGATTCGCCATGAGCACCGGGATCGAGAAGCAGGAAGTCGACGCTGAAACGGTCGACGACCACCTCGCGCGACTCGAGTCGGTGATCGGCGATCGCGCGCTCGCGCGAGAGGACCACATGAACGCACCGGGGTTCGTGGTCAATCCGGACGACGTGCAGTCGGTCCTTACAGACTTGCGAGACGTCGCCGGTTACGACCACTGTTCGTGCGTAACGGCTCAGCAGTACGAGGACCGCTACGAGACGATCTATCACCTCAAGAAGTACGTCGATCCGACCGACGAGGTGAGCATCGTCGTCCCGACCTCGCTCGACGATCCCAGAAGCGAGAGCGCAGCGCCGGTGTATCGGACGGCAGACTGGCACGAACGGGAGGCCTACGACCTCGTGGGGATCGAGTACGAGAGTCACCCCGATCTGCGGCGCATCTTGCTGCCGGAGACCTGGCAGGGTCATCCCCTCTCTGCGGACTACGATCAGACCCAGCCACAGGTCGTGACCCTCGCCGAACACGAGAACCCGATCCAGCCGGACTACCACGACGAGGAAGGGGAGACGATGTTCCTGAACGTCGGCCCCCACCACCCGGCAACCCACGGCGTGCTCCACGTGAAAGCCGTACTCGACGGCGAGACGGTCGTCCACGCCGAACCCGACATCGGCTACCTCCACCGCTGTGAGGAGCAGATGTGCCAGCAGGGGACCTACCGTCACCAGATCATGCCCTATCCCGATCGGTGGGACTACGTCTCTGCCGGCTTGCTCAACGAGTGGGCCTACGCGCGGGCGATCGAAGACCTCGCGGACATCGAGGTCCCCGAGTACGCACAGGTGATCCGCACTCTCGGCGCCGAGCTCTGCCGGATCGCCTCGCACATGCTCGCACTCGGGACGTTCGCACTGGACGTCTACGGCGAATTCACGGCGACGTTCATGTACACGTTCCGCGACCGAGAGATCATTCAGGACATCCTCGAGGAGCTGACCGGCCAGCGGATGATGTTCAACTACTTCCGGGTCGGCGGCGTCGCCTGGGACCTCCCGGAGCCTCGTGAGGAGTTCATCGCACAGACCCGGGAGTTCCTCGAGCAACTACCCGCGAAGGTCGCCGAGTACGACGACCTCATCACGACCAACGAGATCTTCCAGCTCCGGTGTGTCGACACCGGTATCCTCGAGCCAGAAGCGGCCAAGGACTACGGCTGCACTGGCCCGGTCGCTCGCGGCTCCGGCGTCGACTACGACCTCCGACGTGACGACCCCTACGGCTACTATCCGGAACTCGACTGGGATGTCGTCACCGAGGACGGCTGTGACAACTACAGTCGCGTGCTCGTCCGCATGCAGGAAGTCGAGGAGTCCGCGAAGATCGTCGAACAGTGTCTCGACCTGCTCGAAGAGTGGCCCGAAGACGACCGCGAGATTCAGGCGAACGTCCCGCGGACGCTGAAGCCGGACGCAGGCGCAGAGACCTATCGTGCGGTCGAAGCTGCGAAGGGTGAACTCGGGATCTACATCCGCTCGGACGGTACCGACAAGCCCGCCCGATTCAAGATCCGCAGTCCGTGCTTCTCGAACCTGCAGTCGCTCGGCGAGATGACTGAAGGGGAGTACATCCCCGACCTGATCGCCAGCCTCGGCAGCCTCGACATCGTCCTCGGGGAGGTGGATCGATGACCGGGACGGGACTCGCCTTCCCGCTGCAGGCTGACGGGACGACGCTGCTCCCCGAACACCTCGTGAACCTCCTGCGGTTAGAGCAGTTTGGCATCGCAGGTGAGTTGCTCGCGGCGTTCCTCGCTGCGTTCATCGTCGCGAACATCATGCTCGCGATGACGGGCGTCGCCGGACCGTGGGCGAAACGAAAGATTACCGCGGCGTTCACCGACCGGATCGCGGTCAACCATCTCGGCCCGGCGGGGATCGGGATCATCATCGCCGACGCGGTGCGACTGCTCTCGAAGGAAAACATCATCCCGGAGAACGCCGATCGACCGGCCTACGACCTCGCACCGATCGTCATCGCGGGGTCGGCGCTGCTCGGCTTTGCCGTGATTCCGATGGGCAGCGGGATCCACCTCGCCGATCCCGAGGTCGGACTGGTGTTCGTCTTCGCGGTCGCCGGCATCGCCTCCATCGGACTGGTGATGGCAGGCTACGCGTCGGGCAACAAGTACTCGATGCTCGGCGGTCTCCGCGCGGTCGCCCAGAACGTCGCCTACGAGATTCCGCTCGTCGTGACCGGGATGTCGGTTGTCATCTTCGCCGGCTCCCTGCGGATGAGCGAAATCGTCGCCGCACAGGGTGAGCCGTTGTTCTCGATCGCCGGGCTGACGATTCCCGCCTGGTACGCGATCGTCAACCCGTTCGCGTTCGCCCTCTTCCTGATCGCTAACTTCGCCGAAGTGGGACGGAACCCCTTCGACATGCCCGAGGCACCGGCGGAACTTATCGCTGGCTACCAGACCGAGTACTCCTCGGTGTACTTCGTACTCGTCTACCTCGGGGAGTTCCTCCACATCTTCCTCGGTGGGGCGATCATTACGACCATCTTCCTCGGTGGTCCCGCAGGGCCGGGCCCAGAAGCGCTCGGCATCGTCTGGTTCCTGATCAAGATCTGGGGTGTGTTCCTCCTCACCCAGTGGCTCCGCTCTGCGGTGCCCCGGGTCCGGATGGACCACCTGATCGAGATCGGCTGGAAGGGCCTGCTGGTCCTCTCCTTTGCGAACCTGTTCGTTACCATCGCAATCGTCGAGGTGATTACATGATCGGACTGCTCAAATCAATGGCAACCACGATGAGACACGCACTGGACGGGTCGACTTTCACGGTCGAGTACCCGAAGACCGCACCGGACGTCTCCCCGCGATTCAGGGGCGTCCACAAGTGGAGCCAGGAACGGTGTATCTGGTGTCGCCAGTGCGAGAACGTCTGTCCGAACGACACCATCCAGATCGTGATGGACGACCAGCGAAACGGCGAACAGTACAACCTCCACATCGGCCAGTGTGTCTACTGCCGGCTCTGTGAGGAGGTGTGCCCGACTGACGCCATCTTGCTCACCCAGAACTTCGAGTTCACCGGTGACACCAAACACGACCTGGTGTACAACAAAGAGCAACTGCGTGCGGTACCGTGGTACAAGGACATCGACCCGCTCGAGTCGCGGGAACCCGATCGCGGCGCGTGGATCGGCGAGGGCGAAGGCGAGGTGGACTACCAGTAACCATGCTGGAGCTTATCGCGTTCGTCCTGTTCGCAGTCGTGACCCTCGGGAGTGCCCTCGGGGTCGTCCTCTTGCGGGACCCCTGGCACTCGGCGCTGATGCTCGGCATCGCGTTGCTCTCGGTCGCGGTCCACTACGTGATGCTCGCGGCCGAGTTCGTCGCGATGATGCAGGTGCTCGTCTACGTCGGCGGCG is a genomic window of Natrarchaeobaculum aegyptiacum containing:
- a CDS encoding HNH endonuclease; the encoded protein is MDCPTCGKSLSTERGMRQHHTKVHGDPLPNRTCSGCGLEFYDSKARREYCDDCNPNAGEHNGHWKGGKETTTCKLCDSAFEYYPSDKLGVYCPDCVDAADGLLPENPSEKGERISVECRACSASIEVRSRLLEKRTQGVFCSRTCHGEWLSENVVGPDHHQWEGGEIDYGQRWWKIRRQALERDGYECRHCGVGRDEIGRNPDVHHVQPVRSFDDPDEAHTMENVITLCRSCHRLAEEGTIPVPIDGEK
- a CDS encoding AIR carboxylase family protein, whose amino-acid sequence is MSESVSDLVDRLHREADQDRPTEETPDVGIVMGSDSDLEVMMTGGSRPGAYDAFVDELGFAEQTDFENPPEERFTFETYVTSAHRTPDLMTAYAETAEDRGLDVIIAGAGGKSADLPNMTASIAYPLPVIGVPVQEKSVDSVIGMPAGAPLVAVDAGKSFNAALSAAQILARQYDEVRDRLVAYHEDLREGVGDVSRELHDGGTAAFRSRRE
- the ribH gene encoding 6,7-dimethyl-8-ribityllumazine synthase translates to MTTLGLVVAEFNRPITEQMEEAALEAASAAGAEVHETVRVPGVYDAPLAADRLARLEPVDAVAVIGTVITGDTDHDQVITDAAAQRLADVSLERDTPVTLGVTGPGMSAAEARERVENAAKAVDGALDLVDQLPEPQ
- a CDS encoding pyridoxal phosphate-dependent aminotransferase produces the protein MSMEFTDRVTRVEPSATLAISALATELEADGADVVDLSVGEPDFPTPENVIDAAKEAMDAGHTGYTTSSGILSLREAIVDKLVDDGLEHTTEEVIVTPGAKQALYEVISALVQDGDEVVLLDPAWVSYEAMVKMAGGDLTRVDLSAHEFQLEPALDELGEAVSDDTDLLIVNSPSNPTGAVYSDAALEGVRDLAVEHDITVISDEIYKEITYGVEPTSLGTLDGMADRTVTVNGFSKAYSMTGWRLGYFAGPEELIDQAGKLHSHSVSSAVNFVQHAGIEALENTDEAVAEMVEAFEQRRDLVVDLLADHDVDVAVPEGAFYMMLPVADDDQAWCEGAIEDAHVATVPGSAFGTPGYARISYAASEERLEEGIERLADEGYL
- a CDS encoding tRNA (N(6)-L-threonylcarbamoyladenosine(37)-C(2))-methylthiotransferase, producing the protein MARYHIETYGCTSNRGESREIERRLRDAGHHRVDGPDEADVAILNTCTVVEKTERNMLRRAEELADETADLYVTGCMALAQGDLFHDAGVDGEVLHWDEVPEAVTNGECPTTTPDAEPILDGVVGILPIARGCMSDCSYCITKHATGKIESPPIEENVAKARALIHAGAKEIRITGQDTGVYGWDQGERRLHELLGRICDLEGDFRVRVGMANPKGVHGIREELAEVFAEYDELYDFLHAPVQSGSNDVLGDMRRQHQVEEYLEVVETFDAALEYWTLSTDFIVGFPTETDADHQQSLELLRETRPEKVNVTRFSKRPGTDAADMKGLGGTIKKERSKEMSALKREIVGEAYAEMVGDTRADCLVVEDGVGDSVKCRDSAYRQVIVQNASEHGLDPGDFVDLEVTAHETMYAFGEPV
- a CDS encoding alpha/beta fold hydrolase — translated: MRARTLLAGAVGAVGAAVLGNRALRRRAGDLENPLPGIERTYQWRGIETRYTAAGDPADPELVLVHGIYPGAGSHEFEPVLERLAERYRVYAIDLPGFGLSERPPLVYSSTLYTEFLRDVIGTLADEPTLIASSLTGSYAANAASDPAVDLEHLVLVCPTDHSADERPVYRRLLRSPVAGTTAYNLLSSKRAIRQFYEQSGFYDPANVRSDLIAQTWDSAHQPGARYAVASHVAGSLDPGPSFDLGDELASLQVPVTLVWGRDAERVTLREGRTLAETADCDLVVLDYATQLPHVEHPAEFVEYLSAELVGVDTDAGGSES
- a CDS encoding 5-(carboxyamino)imidazole ribonucleotide synthase; protein product: MTTLRTPGPTVGVVGGGQLGRMLAEAASPLGVELVVLDPTPDCPAALVARDQIVADFDDEAAIRGLAERVDVLTFEIELADQDVLDRVSEETGTPVHPKPATLETIHDKLVQKRELEDAGVPVPPFRVVDDAEDIREAIDDYGAPVMLKARTGGYDGRGNVPVESKAEAEDALEDVAGPAMVEAFVEFEREISVIAVKGDGEIAAFPIGENVHEEEILRETIVPARSSEVVEERAREVAADVLEVMEGRGVYGIELFETTEGGVLLNEIAPRPHNSGHWTIEGAQSSQFEQHVRAVLGWPLGSTDLRAPTVSKNLLADVDESQEAALADLDRILESAGVNLHWYGKREARPLRKMGHLTVTAREDESADELLETARDLEDAVTFRS
- a CDS encoding NADH-quinone oxidoreductase subunit A gives rise to the protein MNDWIAIGALALVGLLIPLGMMLVSWLLRPSVPETSKRATYESGEVPTGGTRIRFNIQYYMVALLFLVFDIETVLLFPWAVVYLDVLESDAVGHFEILAPMVAFVAILLVGLGWAWRTGAVQWARTPGQVDPDTERDRV